The sequence below is a genomic window from Papaver somniferum cultivar HN1 unplaced genomic scaffold, ASM357369v1 unplaced-scaffold_48, whole genome shotgun sequence.
CCAACTTCACCGCGACGGAAATATACACTGAATCCAATCCCTGCTATTTTCCCCGTCTTGTTCACTTCTAAGTTGCTCAAGTTATCAAAACTGCACAACTTCAATATTTGCTCAGGTACtccatcattttcttcctctactGAAAATGGAACACCCAAAAATTCTGCCAACTTTAACAAATGAATTTTAGGTTCTTTTTTCATCTCCTCATACTTTAAAAAGCAAACCCTTTCGGGACTCTCCAAACTCATTTTCCAATACCCCAAAACATTATCCCAAAAGGGTCCAAAGTCAACAACACCTTCACAAAACTTTTCAAAAGCTTCTTCAAATGAAGTATCTTCTGTATTCTTGGGTCTCAGTTTGTTACTGAAATGCCAAAATGAAATGAAAGTATCTTTTGGATCTCTACAAAGATATACTAGCTTACACTTCGAATCCTTAATGGAATCAGGCAACGACGCATGAGGAATATGAGTAGATAAAAGACGGGCTGTGCCAAAGGATAAACAAGTTAGATCTGGGTTTTGATCAATCATGTAAAAATACTCCAAATAAGGAACAAGTATATGAGGATTGTTTGTAAGAAGAGGGTGGTATTGTTTTGAAGTAGGATTATCAAAATGGAATTGGAACCGGTTGACGATAGCGAAAGATAATGCCTTCAACCAAGTTGTACCACATTTCGGGTTTGT
It includes:
- the LOC113342873 gene encoding cytosolic sulfotransferase 12-like encodes the protein MDPTHLQTLYALSRKGLKQLGQSDLTEEVKNLLSSLPKKNGWLTSAPLYQYQNFWYPAVQLQALLNIQRNFQALDTDLVVVTNPKCGTTWLKALSFAIVNRFQFHFDNPTSKQYHPLLTNNPHILVPYLEYFYMIDQNPDLTCLSFGTARLLSTHIPHASLPDSIKDSKCKLVYLCRDPKDTFISFWHFSNKLRPKNTEDTSFEEAFEKFCEGVVDFGPFWDNVLGYWKMSLESPERVCFLKYEEMKKEPKIHLLKLAEFLGVPFSVEEENDGVPEQILKLCSFDNLSNLEVNKTGKIAGIGFSVYFRRGEVGDHVNHLTLEMIERFDKINEQKFLDSGGKENEEMLDLNRTAKRRVGKT